From Triticum urartu cultivar G1812 chromosome 2, Tu2.1, whole genome shotgun sequence, a single genomic window includes:
- the LOC125539519 gene encoding protein ECERIFERUM 26-like has protein sequence MGLEGQTAAAAVHGHRLSTVVPSSVTEVEGYGLGDADLAFRLHYLRGVYYYAAGEVVRGVTTKVLKDPMFPWLDAYYPVAGRVRRPADDEQEASRRPYVKCNDCGVRIVEARCERALDEWLRDGAVDRVRQLCYDKVLGPELFFSPLLYVQVTNFKCGAMALGFSWAHLIGDVATATTCFNHWAKILGGKTPGAVTVNPKNEPQDRAPADAAVPRSVKPVGPIEDYWFVPAGVDMAGYSFHVTEPMLTRLQQQEPAAAGGAFELISALLWQTVAKIRAGKEVKTVTVVRNDMSARSGNSLANEQRVGYVEAGSPPAKSDVSELAALLAKNVVDETAAVVAFPGDVVIYGANLTFVDMEQVDLYGLEIKGQRPAHVEYGLDGVGEEGAVLVQPDADGRGRVVTAVLPKDEVEALRAALGSTLLQPAP, from the exons ATGGGGCTCGAGGGGcaaacggcggcggcggcggtgcacgGGCACCGGCTGTCGACGGTTGTGCCGAGCTCGGTGACGGAGGTGGAGGGGTACGGGCTGGGGGACGCGGACCTGGCGTTCCGGCTGCACTACCTGCGCGGGGTGTACTACTACGCGGCGGGGGAGGTGGTGCGCGGGGTGACCACCAAGGTGCTCAAGGACCCCATGTTCCCCTGGCTGGACGCCTACTACCCCGTGGCCGGCCGCGTCCGCCGCCCCGCCGACGACGAGCAGGAGGCCTCGCGCCGGCCCTACGTCAAGTGCAACGACTGCGGCGTCCGCATCGTGGAGGCCCGGTGCGAGCGCGCGCTGGACGAGTGGCTCCGCGACGGCGCCGTCGACCGCGTCCGCCAGCTCTGCTACGACAAGGTGCTCGGCCCCGAGCTCTTCTTCTCCCCGCTGCTCTACGTCCAG GTCACAAACTTCAAGTGTGGAGCGATGGCGCTGGGGTTCAGCTGGGCGCACCTCATCGGCGACGTGGCCACGGCGACCACCTGCTTCAACCACTGGGCAAAGATACTGGGCGGCAAGACGCCAGGCGCCGTCACCGTCAACCCCAAGAACGAGCCGCAGGACCGCGCGCCCGCCGACGCCGCCGTGCCGCGCTCCGTGAAGCCGGTCGGGCCCATCGAGGACTACTGGTTTGTCCCCGCCGGCGTCGACATGGCGGGCTACTCCTTCCACGTCACCGAGCCGATGCTCACGAGGCTGCAGCAGCAGGAGCCAGCGGCTGCCGGCGGCGCCTTCGAGCTCATCTCGGCGCTCCTGTGGCAGACGGTGGCGAAGATCAGGGCCGGCAAGGAGGTGAAGACGGTGACGGTGGTGAGGAACGACATGTCGGCCAGGAGCGGCAACTCCCTGGCCAACGAGCAGAGGGTCGGGTACGTGGAGGCGGGCTCGCCGCCGGCCAAGTCCGACGTGTCCGAGCTGGCGGCGCTGCTGGCCAAGAACGTCGTCGACGAGACCGCGGCGGTGGTGGCGTTCCCGGGGGACGTGGTCATCTACGGCGCGAACCTGACCTTCGTGGACATGGAGCAGGTGGACCTGTACGGGCTGGAGATCAAGGGGCAGCGGCCCGCGCACGTGGAGTACGGCTTGGACGGCGTCGGCGAGGAGGGCGCCGTGCTGGTGCAGCCGGACGCCGACGGGCGCGGCCGCGTCGTCACGGCGGTGCTGCCCAAGGACGAGGTGGAGGCCCTCCGCGCCGCGCTCGGGAGCACGCTCCTGCAGCCGGCTCCCTGA